CGTGTTGcgttaatatttgttttagtaaattaaataaaccaaaTTAGTGAGCATCTGCTATTGTTATTGACTTTATAACTTGATGGTGGCTGTAACTTCAAAATTGCAAATATGAAATATCTACCTCCTGGTTTAGGCAGGCCATCTGCGCTTGAGCAGTTGAGCGATAGGCTTTCAAATTCTGCACTTCCTCCACTGGTTTTTGCATGATTCCATCTGTTATGTTCTTTAAAATAACTACTCCaacttcttcaatttctttttaaaaaatttagatcttAATCCTTCGTTTTCTAATGATCAATGAAATTTCGAGTTCTTCCAGCCTTAAACTTCGATGATAAGACTCTATCCGGCAGGTTTTAAAAACTACGctattaactaaaattattcaccgtgtttttataattttacttttccTATTGAAAAGCTTAAAACAGACTATTGGggcattaaaatctttttataaagtctgttaattattattattaaattgatcagaaaacaatcaaacaatcaaaataccatttaaagcaaaaattttaaaattagcttTAAGgggcatttttgttttttcataattttgctATTATTATGCTAGTTGAGgggcaatttaatattttactaaatataaaatttaaaaacaatgaaatcttaaaagaaaatttttgaaattgatgtCAAAGGAGCTTTTTCATCCGTTtgcaatggttttttttcagtATTATTATATCAGATGAGAGGCTATTggtttttaactaaatatatataaaaaaataacttgtatgTCCAACTCATGTGATAGCGTGTAAAAGTTATTTGCGCTCTTTAAACGACACATATAGCGACTTttataactaaatttttattttgttatctctTTGGAAACGACACGGTGTCCTTTTTAAATCACACAAATCAAATAATagaattagaaattttaaatcATCCGAAtcaatttgaaatcaaattggAAAGCGGGGGACTAATATGTCGTTAACAAAATAATGAGctaaacttttcttttcttttttcttttttctttcttttttcttttttcttttttctttttaaatttaaaagttaaaacttgttcttgaaaattccccgattcaattcaatttatccGAAGACTCTCCTCTCCGCCTTAACCAAACTTCGAGTCCAGGCAACGAAAGCCGAAAAGTCGTCTCCAGCCCACCATACTCCACCCCCGCTGACGCCGCCGACACCACCATCCCTCCATTACCCAACCGACACAAACTATCTTCCAAACGACACGCCCATAAATTAGAAAGACAACATAGTCTCGGCCAGtgtctttaaattattttttttctgtctgACTTGTTAAGACAAAATCAGAACGAGAAAATTGTGGGTTGGCAATGATGGAGGAaataggaggaggaggagggaaaCAAGGAGGAGAAGTGTGTGTGTCTAGATCAGTGAACGAAGTATGGAAAGGGATGATGAATGGGTTAGGGTTTGTAATGAAGTTGTTTTTACAGATATTAAGAGGGACTCCTTCTATGGCTCAATTTTTACTTTCTTATATTGGTTTTAcatttcctcttctttcttcttctcctccttcttTTAAGCCATTGCCTGTTGTTGAGATTCCCTTGCAAGAAACCACGTCGAACAAGATCACAGACAAAGCCCATGATAGCAGTTGTCTTCCTGGTTATGTCTGTGATTTTGGTGCTTCTGATGATTGCCTCATTGAGAAACTCACTGTACGTGCTCTCTTTTACTGtttccattattatttttttgtgggttttgtttaaatttttattttttaattttttggtcgGGTGTTTTCAGTGGTTATCGGCACtgtttttctgtgttttgaATGTGGCTTGCTTAGGttttttattatacatttttttcatttaggttAGTTTGGTTTTAGTAGACAGGAGAAAATGAATGACATTTTGGGGAAATGTAGTAATAAATGATGAATGACAAATTCATGCTGTTAGATACGTAACTGTTATGGATTGAATTTGGGAGTTTTTGCGTCGCATGAAGTGATAGTGgttgttttagtttaaattttgttGTGGGAGAAAGGAAATCTGCCACTGGCCTAAAttatgatagtttaaattttttaaataaaaagttgtatAAATGCAGTTTATTCTGCAAATGTAGGTGGTGCTTGACTTGGATGAAACTCTTATTTGTGCATATGAGGCTTCTAGCTTGCCAGCCATTATTCGCACCCAAGCTGTAGAAGCAGGGGTGAAGTGTTTCGAGTTGGAATGTTTCTCTTCAGAgaaggtctctctctctctctccccccctatatatatatatatatatatatatatatatatatatataacctgaTACTTTGATTTTTATCAGTATCCTAGCTACATATTAACATGATCTTACTGGATTTGAAGGATGTTGGAGGAAAACCAAGGATTAATTATGTGACAGTGTTTGAAAGACCTGGTTTGAAAGAGTTCTTGAAACAGATTGGTGAATTTGCTGATCTGATTTTGTTTACTGCTGGTCTTGAAGGTAGATGTTGTTCtgttagttttattgatctTCCAgtaattcttttcatttttcctcTTATTTATTGTGTTTAGATTTCATACAGGTTACGCCAGACCGCTCTTTGACAGGATAGATGTGGAGAACCAATTTAGTCAACGTCTTTATCGACCTTCAACTGTTAGCACGTAAGTGCCCTAGTTTATTGCCAATGCTCTTTGTTTATAGAATATCCTGTCTGAGGCAAAAATGCTGTAACAGATGGGTGTTTATAACCAGTTTGTGCTGTTACTTTGTTGGTTTATTGAGATGCTCATTGAACCTTGGGCTACACAATGCGGGGTGTGGCATCAACCTTTTGATATTGTTAGCAAACTTTCTTTATTAAGATCAAGTGGCAGAACAGAGTGTTCTTAACAGGTAGGGTTAGATTGCGAGGTCAGTCCTTGTAGCGTCACATAGGTTCCATCTTCAAACTCAGTGAAGAGAAATTTAACTTAGAATGAGTGGGTTTGGTTATAGCCAGTTTGTCCTTTTTCCTCTTGCATGACTCCTTCCAGACTTGGAAGCCATGTGGGAAATTGTTGCTTATCTGGAAAACTGGAATAAACCACAAGGTGTTGTCATTTTATTGGATTCTGAAATGAATATAGATTGAGGATCTTGCTTGCAAATGCTGACAATCTTCAACATTGTGTAAATCACAGGGAATATAGAGAACATGTGAAGGATCTGTCTTGTTTATCAAAAGATCTCTCACGAGTTGTGATTGTTGACAACAACCCATTTAGTTTCTTGCTACAACCATTGAATGGAATACCATGTGTTCCATTCTCTGCTAGATTGCCATATGATGAGCAGGTAGGAATTCTCAGTGCATTAaggaa
The Populus nigra chromosome 3, ddPopNigr1.1, whole genome shotgun sequence genome window above contains:
- the LOC133690188 gene encoding uncharacterized protein LOC133690188, translated to MMEEIGGGGGKQGGEVCVSRSVNEVWKGMMNGLGFVMKLFLQILRGTPSMAQFLLSYIGFTFPLLSSSPPSFKPLPVVEIPLQETTSNKITDKAHDSSCLPGYVCDFGASDDCLIEKLTVVLDLDETLICAYEASSLPAIIRTQAVEAGVKCFELECFSSEKDVGGKPRINYVTVFERPGLKEFLKQIGEFADLILFTAGLEGYARPLFDRIDVENQFSQRLYRPSTVSTEYREHVKDLSCLSKDLSRVVIVDNNPFSFLLQPLNGIPCVPFSARLPYDEQLLDVLLPLLKNLSLQKDVRPVLYERFHMPEWFQMHGIPASALTV